TTGATTTTATTAGATTTTTTTCAATTCGATAATGTAAAATAATCAGATTGATCAGTCAAAGTGTACGGCTCCATATTCTGACAGCGTGGGCATATATGGTAGAGGTGGTGTTCAGATCGAACTCACAAATCCTAATGTCTGAAACTCCTTGGATGCATCTAGTCTCGCCCGCTAAAGCATGACCATTAGataaagattggaacttggtGTGGAACAACTGTTCCACGAATTAGTCTACACGTGCATGGTAATTAGTCCATATCACAGGTGGACACCTTTCACGCTGCCACCTTAACCTTCTCCAGTACAATTTTTCCATGCCAAACCATACTATAAAAATGGTGCTGGCTCCGCATTTTCCTCCATCCAATCGCAGAAAACTGTAGATATTCGGATTGATCTTGCGTAAACGTTTTAAGGCAACGATTTTTTCATCACACAATATGGCAGCCATGTTCGCAGCTCGAACAACAGTTCTCAACCTCTCAAattctttatcttcaaattacCCCTCTATCCCTGTTCGTCCCAAAGTATCCAGAGTTACCTTTACTACGTCTAGATACCCGGGGGTTAAGGTAAGACATTAacttaattatattaatttataacatatatatattggCTTTGAGTTTTTCTCTTATTGATTTTTTTACTCTGTCTGGCTGGCGTTGGGTAATGCAAGGTACCTCATGCAACTGATGGGAGTAGAGAGTATCGTTTCAACGTCGACGAGGCCGTCAAAAATGCCCAAGACTCAGTGAATGAAAGCTTCGACAGAGCAAGAGAGAAAGGTCGTGAGGTGAGAGAGAATGTTGCGGAGAACTCCCAGGTATGGAAGGATAGAGGTAGTGACGCTGGTGCAAGGGCGTCGGGAAGGGCAAGTGAAGTCAGAGACAGAGCGGCGGAATCAGCGCACGACTTGGAGGGGAAGGCGAAAGAGACTGCGGGTAACCTTAACAAACAGGGCGAGGAAAAATTAGGCGACGCATCCGATAAAGCTTACGAGGTTAGGGACAAAAGTCAGCACACTGCCGGAAATGTGGCCGACGGAGTTAAAGATTATGCACACGACGCTGAGGGAACGGCGAAGACAGCTGCAGGAACGGTGGTGGATAAGACGAAAGAAGCTGCAGGGATGGTGGCTGATATGACGAAGGACATTGCTGATGGAGCCAAGGAGAACACTGAATGGGCAGTGGACAAGACGGCCG
This region of Primulina eburnea isolate SZY01 chromosome 14, ASM2296580v1, whole genome shotgun sequence genomic DNA includes:
- the LOC140812542 gene encoding uncharacterized protein gives rise to the protein MAAMFAARTTVLNLSNSLSSNYPSIPVRPKVSRVTFTTSRYPGVKVPHATDGSREYRFNVDEAVKNAQDSVNESFDRAREKGREVRENVAENSQVWKDRGSDAGARASGRASEVRDRAAESAHDLEGKAKETAGNLNKQGEEKLGDASDKAYEVRDKSQHTAGNVADGVKDYAHDAEGTAKTAAGTVVDKTKEAAGMVADMTKDIADGAKENTEWAVDKTADAARSADHNAKRTGEKIRETVAGKDDEVDSKRR